Proteins encoded by one window of Castor canadensis chromosome 2, mCasCan1.hap1v2, whole genome shotgun sequence:
- the LOC109677867 gene encoding vomeronasal type-1 receptor 4-like, with protein sequence MASRDLTMGIIFLSQTEIGILGNSALLYQFLLTDFTGNKMKPTDLIFKHLTLANFMVFLFKGIPQTMAAFDLNYFLDAIACKFVFYFHSVTRGVSFGSTSLLSIFQAITISPSNSRWVYFKIRAPKIISPSLGLCWALHMLANVLIPLNVTDTWSGRNLTWMKDLGYCAVVDSKTLTGIVYLFLLAFTDIVCLALTLWGSSSMVFILFRHKQRVQHIHRSLSLRSSPETRAKQSILILVSSFVLFYATSVILTMYLSATDGATRWLADTSVTMASSFSAFFPFLFISYYTPISRLCSTCWYPVPNCSSIVRE encoded by the coding sequence ATGGCCTCCAGAGACTTGACCATGGGAATCATCTTCCTTTCCCAGACTGAAATTGGAATCTTGGGGAACTCTGCCTTACTTTACCAATTCCTCCTGACTGATTTCACTGGGAACAAGATGAAACCTACAGATCTGATTTTTAAACACCTGACCTTGGCCAACTTCATGGTTtttctctttaaaggaataccTCAGACAATGGCAGCCTTTgatctgaattatttccttgatGCTATTGCttgtaaatttgttttttatttccatagTGTTACCAGAGGTGTTTCCTTTGGTTCTACTTCACTCTTGAGTATCTTTCAGGCCATCACCATCAGCCCAAGTAATTCTAGGTGGGTATATTTCAAGATCAGAGCCCCAAAGATTATCAGTCCCTCTCTGGGTCTTTGctgggccttacacatgctggcAAATGTCCTCATTCCCTTGAATGTCACTGATACATGGAGTGGAAGAAATCTTACTTGGATGAAAGATTTAGGGTACTGTGCTGTTGTAGATTCTAAGACACTGACTGGTATAGTGTACTTGTTCCTGTTGGCCTTCACTGATATCGTGTGCTTGGCACTCACGCTGTGGGGCAGTAGTTCCATGGTGTTTATCCTGTTCAGGCACAAGCAGCGGGTCCAGCACATTCACAGGTCCTTGTCTCTTAGGTCATCACCTGAGACCAGAGCCAAGCAAAGCATACTTATCTTGGTGAGCAGCTTTGTGCTTTTTTATGCAACTTCTGTCATCTTAACAATGTATTTGTCTGCCACTGATGGAGCCACTAGGTGGCTGGCTGACACCAGTGTAACCATGGCTTCAAGTTTCTCAGCCTTCTTCCCCTTTCTGTTCATCAGCTACTACACCCCTATTTCTAGGCTCTGCTCTACTTGCTGGTATCCTGTGCCAAATTGTTCTAGCATAGTCAGAGAATAG